One genomic window of Staphylococcus hsinchuensis includes the following:
- a CDS encoding nucleotide pyrophosphohydrolase, translating to MKSMKMMQTEVDEYISQFKAGYFSPLANLARLTEEVGELSREINHVYGEKKKKSSEADNTIKAELGDNLFVLLCIANSLDIDMTESFNETMDKFNTRDKDRFERK from the coding sequence ATGAAATCTATGAAAATGATGCAAACTGAAGTAGATGAATATATTAGCCAATTTAAGGCAGGTTATTTTTCCCCATTAGCAAATCTTGCGCGACTAACGGAAGAAGTCGGCGAGTTATCACGTGAAATCAATCACGTATACGGTGAGAAAAAGAAAAAATCTTCGGAAGCTGACAATACAATTAAAGCCGAACTCGGAGATAACTTATTTGTATTACTATGTATTGCAAACTCATTAGATATAGATATGACCGAAAGTTTCAATGAAACAATGGATAAATTCAATACTCGAGATAAAGATCGGTTTGAAAGAAAGTAA
- a CDS encoding tetratricopeptide repeat protein gives MQDIYKLIDDINLQKLDNLDTRVNDALSSTNDDALFILGETLYNYGLTPQGLEVFRTLYHKYPDEPELLIYFIEGLISENQTDDALEYLNEVEISPERLMLEADLYQQLNMMEVAIDKLVEVIDLEPNDPITHFALAELLYYDGQYLRATHEYETVLDTGEYEINGVNLFSRVADCSLQSGNYTDAIKMFDEISEDEMVSEDYLKKAIAYEKNELTQEAIKLVQELLSKDPDFIQAYLYLQQLYEDEHNHADAIEIGKEGLRLTQFYKELMVSTGRIAIEHGDANEGVDLLIQALEVDHAYHEPLLILSELYRREEDYEAIIGLLKYVDEEDLDPIYMWHLAYALGQEERDKEAQHFFELAYDTLKTQSAFLGDYYFYLIEIGKTEKAREILNKLLEMDPNNATWHDESERLSL, from the coding sequence ATGCAAGATATCTACAAACTTATTGATGATATCAACTTGCAAAAGTTAGATAACTTAGATACACGTGTCAATGATGCATTAAGTTCTACAAACGACGATGCGTTATTTATACTTGGCGAAACTTTATACAATTATGGTTTGACGCCTCAAGGTCTTGAAGTCTTTCGAACGTTATATCATAAATATCCCGACGAACCGGAACTATTGATTTATTTTATCGAAGGGCTTATTTCTGAAAATCAAACTGACGATGCATTAGAATATTTAAATGAAGTCGAAATCTCACCTGAACGACTCATGTTAGAAGCAGATTTATATCAACAACTTAATATGATGGAAGTCGCAATCGATAAATTAGTGGAAGTAATCGATTTAGAACCTAACGATCCAATTACGCATTTCGCACTTGCGGAACTGCTCTATTATGACGGCCAATATCTAAGAGCGACTCATGAGTATGAAACTGTATTAGATACTGGTGAATATGAAATCAATGGCGTTAACTTATTCTCACGCGTAGCTGATTGCAGTCTCCAAAGTGGTAACTACACTGATGCAATTAAAATGTTCGACGAGATCAGTGAAGATGAAATGGTCTCAGAGGATTACTTGAAAAAAGCCATTGCTTATGAGAAAAATGAATTAACTCAAGAAGCGATTAAACTCGTTCAAGAATTGTTATCTAAAGATCCTGATTTTATCCAGGCTTATTTATATTTGCAACAACTATACGAAGATGAACATAATCATGCAGATGCAATAGAAATTGGTAAAGAAGGTTTACGACTCACGCAATTCTATAAAGAACTTATGGTTTCAACGGGTCGCATTGCGATCGAGCATGGAGACGCTAACGAAGGCGTCGACTTATTAATCCAGGCGTTAGAAGTAGATCATGCATATCATGAACCACTACTTATATTAAGTGAATTATATCGTCGAGAAGAAGATTACGAAGCAATTATAGGTCTGTTAAAATATGTTGATGAAGAAGATTTAGATCCAATTTATATGTGGCATTTAGCTTATGCTTTAGGACAAGAAGAACGAGACAAGGAAGCACAACATTTCTTTGAATTGGCATATGATACATTGAAAACACAGTCAGCATTTTTAGGTGATTATTATTTCTATTTAATTGAAATTGGTAAAACTGAGAAAGCAAGAGAAATATTAAATAAATTACTCGAAATGGACCCAAATAATGCGACTTGGCACGACGAATCTGAACGACTCTCATTATGA
- the bshA gene encoding N-acetyl-alpha-D-glucosaminyl L-malate synthase BshA, whose product MKIGITCYPSMGGSGIIATELGIKLAERGHDIHFITSNIPFRIRKPLPNITFHQVEVNQYSVFQYPPYDITLSTKIAEVVNEYDLDLLHMHYAVPHAICGILAKHMSEKDIKIMTTLHGTDITVLGYDHSLKNAIKFGIEGSDIVTSVSQSLADQTKEIIETDKDIVPIYNFVRENEFPTKPTIPTEKNEKLKSCYGIKPEEKVLIHVSNFRSVKRIDTIVDTFAKVHKQIPSKLLLLGDGPELMNVKKQARSLNLEDKILFLGKQNWVSDFYQISDIKLLLSEKESFGLSLLEAMKTGVVPIGSTAGGIKEVIKHNETGYIVNVGDSEAASKYAIELLTKPELYKSMQEKMLTDVSERFSSELITDQYEYYYKKMLEGYND is encoded by the coding sequence ATGAAAATAGGAATCACATGTTATCCGTCGATGGGTGGTTCAGGAATCATAGCTACTGAATTAGGTATCAAGTTAGCTGAACGAGGTCATGATATCCATTTCATTACTTCAAATATTCCTTTTAGAATACGTAAACCGCTACCTAATATTACTTTTCATCAAGTGGAAGTCAATCAATATTCAGTGTTTCAATACCCGCCATATGATATTACACTCAGTACAAAGATAGCTGAAGTTGTAAATGAATACGACCTTGATTTATTACATATGCATTATGCAGTACCACATGCAATCTGTGGCATTCTTGCAAAACATATGTCTGAAAAAGATATTAAGATTATGACAACGCTCCATGGTACAGATATAACTGTCTTAGGTTATGATCACTCTTTAAAAAATGCAATTAAATTTGGAATTGAAGGCAGTGATATTGTGACGAGTGTAAGTCAATCACTTGCAGATCAAACGAAAGAAATCATTGAAACTGACAAAGATATCGTCCCAATTTATAACTTTGTTAGAGAAAATGAATTTCCTACAAAACCAACTATACCTACTGAAAAAAATGAAAAATTAAAATCCTGCTATGGCATTAAACCTGAGGAAAAGGTTTTGATTCATGTTTCTAACTTTAGGTCTGTTAAACGTATCGATACGATTGTAGATACATTTGCTAAAGTGCATAAACAAATACCATCCAAACTATTGCTTCTAGGAGATGGACCTGAACTCATGAACGTGAAAAAGCAAGCGAGGTCACTGAATTTAGAAGATAAAATTTTATTTTTAGGTAAACAAAACTGGGTAAGTGATTTCTACCAAATTTCAGATATAAAGTTACTCCTAAGTGAAAAGGAAAGTTTCGGTTTATCATTGTTAGAAGCAATGAAAACTGGCGTAGTACCAATTGGTTCCACAGCAGGCGGAATAAAAGAAGTAATCAAACATAACGAAACAGGTTACATCGTAAATGTTGGAGATAGCGAAGCTGCAAGTAAATATGCGATTGAATTGTTAACAAAACCTGAGCTTTATAAATCCATGCAAGAAAAAATGCTAACGGATGTATCAGAACGTTTCTCATCTGAATTGATTACTGACCAATACGAGTACTATTACAAGAAAATGTTAGAGGGATACAATGACTAA
- a CDS encoding DUF1405 domain-containing protein: protein MNIKSLWNLIIYNKAILIFLLVCNALGTIYGYIWYGTQLFVTPWYFIPFVPDSPTATLFLCIAIIALLFKKNLPIIECLAFVTLIKYGVWAVLMNIILMFVNHEISVMSCMLILSHGIMALQAFIFYPRFKVTLVAFIVTMVWVFHNDLIDYVFMQYPVYDFIEKNVPTVAYIAFILSIISLILYLFLNRFKRSKIIDLS, encoded by the coding sequence ATGAATATAAAGTCGCTATGGAATTTAATCATTTATAATAAAGCTATTTTGATATTTTTATTAGTTTGTAACGCTCTAGGTACAATATATGGTTATATTTGGTATGGAACACAATTATTTGTTACACCTTGGTACTTCATTCCTTTCGTACCAGATAGTCCAACAGCCACATTATTTCTATGTATCGCTATCATCGCTTTGCTATTCAAGAAAAACTTACCAATCATTGAATGTCTAGCATTTGTCACTTTGATTAAATATGGTGTCTGGGCTGTATTAATGAACATTATATTGATGTTTGTGAATCACGAAATTTCAGTGATGAGCTGTATGTTAATACTGTCTCATGGCATCATGGCATTACAGGCATTTATTTTCTATCCAAGATTTAAAGTAACTTTAGTCGCATTTATTGTTACGATGGTTTGGGTATTCCATAACGACTTAATTGACTATGTCTTTATGCAATATCCTGTATATGATTTTATAGAAAAAAATGTCCCAACTGTTGCTTATATCGCATTTATATTAAGTATTATTTCTTTAATTCTTTATTTATTTTTAAATCGATTTAAACGGTCTAAAATAATTGACCTTTCTTAA
- the aroA gene encoding 3-phosphoshikimate 1-carboxyvinyltransferase, which yields MVNNKVIQIKGPLKGELEVPGDKSMTHRAIILGSLANGVSTIHKPLLGEDCLRTVEIFRQLGVDITVGEEKIVINSPGYQHFNTPHQVLYTGNSGTTTRLVAGLLCGLGLETVLSGDESIGKRPMDRIMKPLRLMNAEISGIDNNYTPLIIKPSIIRGVTYDMEVASAQVKSAILFASLFAREETRINEIDITRNHTETMFQHFNIPIETQEQSISMPANGIQHIKPSEFHVPGDISSATYFIVAGLITPGSDITIHNVGVNPTRSGIIDIVKQMGGNIRLLNLTDDPEPTASIHVTYSPNMKGIQIDGSLVPRAIDEIPSIALLCTQANGKSIIKNAEELKVKETNRIDTTANMLNLLGFALQPTDDGMIIEPSTLVNETEVDSMTDHRIGMMLTIASLLTNESITIKRFDAVNVSFPGFLEKLQQLQNGG from the coding sequence ATGGTAAATAATAAAGTTATTCAAATTAAAGGTCCTCTAAAAGGAGAATTAGAAGTACCTGGAGATAAATCCATGACTCATCGTGCAATTATTCTCGGTTCACTTGCTAACGGTGTGTCTACCATCCATAAACCGTTATTAGGTGAAGACTGTTTACGCACAGTTGAAATCTTTAGACAATTAGGGGTCGATATCACTGTTGGAGAAGAGAAAATTGTCATTAACTCTCCAGGATATCAACATTTCAACACACCACACCAAGTCTTATATACAGGTAATTCAGGAACTACTACGCGTTTAGTGGCAGGGTTATTATGTGGCTTAGGTTTAGAAACTGTTTTGTCAGGTGATGAATCAATAGGCAAACGCCCTATGGACAGAATTATGAAACCTTTGCGATTAATGAACGCAGAGATTTCTGGAATTGACAATAATTATACACCACTTATCATTAAACCATCTATAATTCGTGGTGTGACATATGATATGGAAGTCGCAAGCGCCCAAGTTAAAAGTGCTATTTTGTTTGCAAGCTTATTTGCACGAGAGGAAACTCGAATTAATGAAATTGATATCACACGTAATCATACTGAGACAATGTTTCAACATTTTAATATACCTATTGAAACACAAGAACAATCGATTTCAATGCCAGCAAATGGCATTCAACATATCAAGCCATCTGAATTCCATGTACCAGGAGATATTTCATCTGCGACTTACTTTATCGTAGCTGGGTTAATTACACCAGGAAGCGATATTACAATTCATAATGTAGGTGTAAATCCAACACGTTCAGGTATTATTGATATCGTTAAACAAATGGGTGGTAACATCCGCTTACTGAATTTAACTGATGATCCAGAACCAACCGCTTCGATACATGTTACATATTCTCCAAATATGAAAGGTATCCAAATAGATGGTAGTCTCGTTCCTAGAGCCATTGATGAAATCCCTAGTATTGCACTTTTATGTACACAAGCTAATGGTAAGAGTATCATAAAAAATGCAGAAGAACTTAAAGTTAAAGAAACGAATCGTATTGATACCACTGCAAATATGTTAAACTTGTTAGGTTTCGCATTACAACCTACAGACGATGGGATGATTATCGAACCTTCTACATTAGTTAATGAAACAGAGGTCGATAGTATGACGGACCATCGTATTGGTATGATGCTAACTATCGCTAGCCTGTTGACGAATGAATCTATTACGATTAAACGCTTTGATGCAGTTAACGTCTCATTCCCAGGCTTTTTAGAAAAACTACAACAATTACAAAATGGAGGCTAA
- a CDS encoding YpiB family protein — translation MTDSINKMKVTFIEYLLFHYHFKSRISIWVLNYIKSSEETIKHIHFVDELVPEHNTLEIAISESHAHGIQLTLDHTVLINTDEIFHHIVKQGINFDIKIHFPESQERETKLDDLLIAQLVHSPNYMLYIQDIYSIPLSQQSESSIIQHLQENIDLSLQLHDKTLFYQLSQILNTFKLRNVNK, via the coding sequence ATGACTGATTCTATTAACAAAATGAAAGTAACGTTTATAGAATATTTGCTATTTCATTATCATTTTAAATCACGAATAAGTATTTGGGTATTAAATTATATAAAGTCCTCTGAAGAAACGATTAAGCATATTCACTTCGTCGATGAACTTGTACCCGAACACAATACGTTAGAAATTGCTATTTCCGAGTCACATGCCCATGGAATTCAACTAACTCTGGATCATACTGTACTTATTAATACAGATGAAATTTTTCATCACATTGTAAAACAGGGGATAAATTTTGATATTAAAATACACTTCCCTGAATCACAAGAGAGAGAAACTAAATTAGATGATTTATTAATCGCGCAGTTAGTTCACTCGCCTAATTATATGTTGTATATCCAAGATATATATAGCATACCTTTATCTCAGCAAAGTGAGTCTTCAATTATCCAGCACTTACAAGAAAATATTGACTTAAGTTTACAACTTCACGACAAAACATTATTTTATCAACTTTCACAAATACTCAATACGTTCAAATTGAGAAACGTTAATAAATAA
- a CDS encoding helicase C-terminal domain-containing protein, producing MNKPCYAVIDLETTGNQLNYDDIIQVGVTFVQDNKIIDSYHSMIKTDLEIPPFIQALTSIEEDMLTQAPYFKEIASELYSKIKNCVFVAHNVSFDLNFLKKAFSNCHIKYQPRKVLDTLELFKIAFPTDKSYQLSELAEAHHIQLNHAHRADEDAETTAQLMVKAFNKLEALPTDTLKQLYYLTKNLKYDLNDIIFEMVRTQPQQLLGDKYEQFEQIIYKRQTDFKAPILDFDGTLKDLYTLITEKLNLTYRPQQLYLSEIILEQLMHNEKAMIEAPLGSGKSFAYLLAAIMYYIETGKHVMISTNTKLLQNQLLEKDIPALKQALNFKINAYLIKSRRDYISLGMVSQILKEGSNNYDVNLLKMQLLVWLTETETGDIQELGLKGGQKMYFEQRLDTYVPVRNDLHYFNFIKRNTQNIQIGITNHAHLIHAMPDNAIYELFDDCIIDEAHRLPDYALNQVTNELSYSDIKYQLGLIGKTEQEKSLKLIDNLEQQRILEKLDIPPIDVFGLKTMINEVHELNDRLFNSLLEIVQKSNVYDDEINREHFVYQFDVNIIIEHLQHIIHKLNVTLEFFNGMSHPTIKTVRKQLLYINNRFKAIEQSLTNEHVSYLSIKNLNQKSTIKLHVKDYEVKDILTKQVLNQFNSLTFISGTLTFNHSFDHFKQWFTEDITFNTYELDHKMTSSNQTTVFLPNDVTSYNYKNTEAYVSSIVNYIVEYVNVVESKCLVLFTSYKMMYMVQELLFDLPELDDYVILSQQQNQNYKIVQQFNSFDKSILLGTGTFFEGFDFQSTGVKCVMIAKLPFMNQNNAKYWLMESEFASTFKEYILPDAVTRFRQGLGRLIRNEDDKGIIVSFDDRLIRSNYRQFFKQTLENYQQRKGNIKQFTKILEKLNKS from the coding sequence ATGAATAAACCTTGTTATGCAGTGATAGATTTAGAGACAACAGGTAACCAACTTAATTATGACGATATTATTCAAGTTGGCGTTACTTTCGTCCAAGACAACAAGATTATAGATAGCTATCACTCTATGATTAAAACTGACCTAGAAATTCCTCCTTTTATACAAGCTTTAACGTCTATTGAAGAAGATATGTTAACACAAGCACCATATTTTAAAGAAATAGCCTCTGAACTCTATAGTAAAATAAAAAATTGCGTGTTCGTTGCACACAATGTATCGTTTGATCTTAACTTTTTAAAGAAAGCTTTTAGTAATTGTCATATAAAATATCAACCACGAAAAGTATTAGATACTTTAGAGTTATTTAAAATTGCGTTCCCTACAGATAAAAGTTATCAGTTAAGTGAATTAGCCGAAGCTCATCATATTCAATTGAATCATGCTCATAGAGCTGATGAAGATGCTGAAACAACAGCACAGTTAATGGTTAAAGCATTTAATAAACTAGAAGCTTTACCGACAGATACTTTAAAGCAACTTTATTATTTAACGAAAAACTTAAAATATGACTTAAATGACATCATTTTTGAAATGGTAAGAACGCAGCCTCAACAGTTATTAGGGGATAAATACGAACAATTTGAACAAATTATATATAAAAGACAAACCGATTTTAAAGCACCCATTTTAGATTTCGATGGCACTTTAAAAGATTTATACACTCTGATTACTGAAAAGCTCAACCTTACATATCGTCCTCAGCAGTTATATTTATCTGAAATCATACTTGAACAATTAATGCATAATGAAAAAGCAATGATTGAAGCACCATTAGGAAGCGGTAAATCATTCGCATATTTATTAGCTGCCATTATGTATTATATTGAGACAGGTAAACACGTGATGATTTCGACAAATACGAAATTATTACAAAATCAACTTTTAGAAAAAGATATACCTGCATTAAAACAAGCGCTTAACTTTAAAATCAATGCCTATTTAATCAAAAGTCGAAGAGACTATATTTCCTTAGGTATGGTAAGCCAAATTTTAAAAGAAGGCTCAAATAACTATGACGTTAATTTATTAAAGATGCAATTACTCGTTTGGTTAACCGAAACTGAGACAGGGGATATACAAGAATTAGGGTTAAAAGGCGGCCAAAAAATGTATTTTGAACAGCGCTTAGACACATATGTGCCTGTGCGCAATGATTTGCATTATTTCAATTTTATAAAACGAAATACACAAAATATACAAATCGGTATTACGAATCATGCACACCTCATTCATGCTATGCCTGACAATGCAATATACGAATTGTTCGATGATTGTATTATTGATGAGGCACATAGACTGCCTGACTATGCATTAAATCAAGTCACAAATGAACTGAGTTATTCAGATATAAAATACCAACTTGGCTTAATCGGTAAAACAGAACAAGAAAAATCATTAAAATTAATAGACAACCTAGAGCAACAACGCATATTGGAGAAACTTGACATCCCACCTATAGATGTATTTGGTCTTAAAACGATGATAAATGAAGTACATGAATTAAATGACCGTTTATTTAATTCATTGTTAGAAATTGTTCAAAAATCAAATGTTTATGATGATGAAATAAATAGGGAACATTTTGTCTATCAATTTGACGTCAATATTATTATCGAGCATTTACAACATATTATTCATAAATTAAATGTTACGTTGGAGTTCTTCAATGGAATGAGTCACCCAACAATTAAAACAGTCCGTAAACAATTGCTTTATATTAACAATCGATTTAAAGCGATTGAACAGAGTCTCACAAATGAACATGTTAGCTATTTATCAATTAAAAATTTAAATCAAAAATCAACAATTAAGTTGCATGTAAAAGACTACGAAGTCAAAGATATTTTAACAAAACAAGTGCTAAACCAGTTTAATTCACTAACATTCATTTCAGGGACTTTAACGTTCAATCATTCATTTGATCATTTTAAACAGTGGTTTACAGAAGACATAACTTTTAATACTTATGAATTAGATCATAAAATGACATCTTCGAATCAAACTACGGTATTCTTGCCAAATGACGTAACATCATATAATTATAAAAATACGGAAGCATATGTATCTTCAATCGTTAATTATATCGTTGAATACGTAAATGTAGTTGAATCAAAATGTCTCGTACTTTTCACGAGCTATAAAATGATGTATATGGTTCAAGAATTATTGTTCGACTTACCTGAACTTGATGATTATGTGATATTAAGCCAGCAACAAAATCAAAATTATAAAATAGTGCAACAATTTAATAGTTTCGATAAATCTATATTGCTCGGTACAGGAACGTTCTTTGAAGGCTTTGACTTCCAATCTACGGGTGTGAAATGTGTAATGATTGCAAAATTACCATTTATGAATCAAAATAACGCGAAATATTGGTTAATGGAGTCAGAGTTCGCCTCAACATTTAAAGAATATATTTTACCTGATGCTGTGACTCGCTTCCGACAGGGCTTAGGTCGCTTAATACGTAATGAAGATGATAAAGGTATTATTGTTTCGTTCGATGATCGATTAATTAGAAGCAATTACAGACAATTTTTCAAACAAACGTTAGAAAATTACCAACAACGAAAAGGAAATATCAAACAATTTACTAAAATATTAGAGAAATTAAATAAATCCTAG
- a CDS encoding zinc metallopeptidase, whose product MSFIYMIIYFVILMIIPLWAQHKVKSNYEKYSQVRSTSGKTGQEVALEILHANGIHDVDVVKGDGFLTDHYDPRKKVLVLSPANFDRPSVAGTAIAAHEVGHAIQHAEGYFFLRFRAALVPLANVGSSIGYLAVTAGIFLTIFHSALGSTALWIGAGFMSLAVLFSIITLPVEFNASSRAMKQITSLDIVNEKEYRHAKKVLSAAAMTYVASTAVALAELARIVLLANSSEE is encoded by the coding sequence TTGTCTTTTATCTATATGATTATATACTTTGTTATTTTAATGATTATTCCTTTATGGGCCCAACACAAAGTTAAATCTAATTACGAGAAATACTCTCAAGTTAGATCAACAAGTGGAAAGACAGGCCAAGAGGTTGCACTTGAAATCTTACATGCCAATGGTATTCACGATGTAGACGTCGTTAAAGGCGACGGTTTTTTAACTGACCATTACGATCCTAGAAAGAAAGTATTAGTACTATCACCAGCCAACTTTGATAGACCTTCAGTTGCTGGTACCGCAATTGCAGCACACGAAGTAGGCCATGCTATCCAACATGCTGAAGGTTATTTCTTCTTAAGATTTAGAGCTGCACTCGTACCATTAGCTAACGTAGGAAGTTCAATCGGTTACTTAGCTGTGACTGCTGGAATCTTCTTAACTATCTTCCATAGTGCTCTTGGTAGTACAGCGTTATGGATTGGTGCTGGATTTATGTCACTTGCAGTATTATTCTCAATCATCACGCTACCGGTTGAATTTAATGCCAGTAGCCGAGCGATGAAACAAATCACGAGTCTCGATATTGTAAACGAAAAAGAATACAGACATGCTAAGAAAGTACTTTCAGCAGCAGCAATGACATATGTTGCTTCTACTGCAGTAGCATTAGCCGAACTAGCACGAATCGTCCTTTTAGCTAATTCAAGTGAAGAATAA
- a CDS encoding CCA tRNA nucleotidyltransferase, which produces MTKTLFETAKPILEQLIDHQFQAFFVGGSVRDYLMGKSIHDIDITTSATPDEIESIFPRTVPIGREHGTINVIFEDDQYEVTTFRAEGQYSDHRRPNEVYFVRELYEDVKRRDFTMNAIAMDINYHIHDYFEGYKDIKNNIIRTVGDPIERFTEDALRILRGLRFQSQLSFNIEPSTYEAMKRSIQDISHLSIERIVVELTKLTQGTNVEQSFENLKSFNAFEYIPFFKQYDLTKIELTESTDWLLFLAILKAQQPQVNANLSELKISNNDKKQVSHYKSLIQALPKVQSKNDLKVFVYDFGKANILHVLSHHTQLNKNNIAKYSPLIINKETIEEIAAQLPIMQRKDIDINGKDMIEYTDKKSGPWIKDALRQIEIAIIKGEVKNLKSDLLEWVKVNVKIS; this is translated from the coding sequence ATGACTAAAACTTTATTTGAAACAGCAAAACCGATTCTAGAACAATTAATAGACCATCAATTTCAAGCATTTTTTGTAGGAGGGTCCGTGAGAGATTATCTCATGGGAAAGTCTATTCATGACATAGATATCACGACAAGTGCAACACCCGATGAAATAGAAAGCATATTTCCTAGAACTGTTCCTATCGGTCGAGAGCATGGAACTATTAATGTTATATTTGAAGACGACCAGTACGAAGTGACCACCTTTAGAGCTGAAGGTCAATACAGCGATCATCGTAGACCAAATGAAGTATATTTTGTGAGGGAATTGTACGAAGACGTTAAACGAAGAGACTTTACAATGAACGCAATCGCAATGGATATAAATTACCACATTCACGATTACTTTGAAGGTTATAAAGATATAAAAAATAACATCATCAGAACGGTTGGCGATCCAATAGAGCGTTTTACAGAAGATGCTTTACGAATCTTAAGAGGTTTACGATTCCAATCACAACTATCATTTAATATTGAACCCTCAACCTACGAAGCGATGAAAAGAAGTATCCAAGATATATCACATTTGTCGATTGAGCGTATCGTAGTTGAATTAACAAAGTTAACGCAGGGCACAAACGTAGAACAAAGCTTTGAAAATTTAAAGTCGTTTAATGCTTTTGAATATATTCCTTTCTTTAAACAATACGATTTAACGAAAATTGAGTTAACCGAATCAACAGATTGGTTACTATTTCTAGCAATTTTGAAAGCACAACAACCACAGGTAAATGCAAATTTATCCGAATTAAAAATAAGTAATAATGATAAAAAACAAGTGAGCCATTATAAAAGTTTAATCCAAGCTTTACCTAAGGTTCAATCTAAAAATGATTTGAAAGTGTTTGTCTACGATTTCGGTAAAGCAAACATCCTTCATGTGTTATCTCACCATACGCAACTAAATAAAAATAATATTGCAAAGTATTCACCACTGATTATCAACAAAGAAACGATTGAGGAAATTGCAGCACAATTACCGATAATGCAAAGGAAAGATATTGATATTAATGGTAAAGATATGATTGAATATACAGATAAAAAAAGCGGACCGTGGATTAAAGATGCACTAAGACAAATTGAAATAGCAATTATTAAAGGCGAAGTAAAAAATTTAAAAAGTGATTTATTAGAATGGGTGAAAGTGAATGTCAAAATATCTTAA
- a CDS encoding biotin--[acetyl-CoA-carboxylase] ligase: MSKYLKDVINILYKQRPDYVSGQYIAEQLKISRTAVKKIIDQLKSEGCEIDSINHKGHCLNTLPEKWYSGIVKPMLQANNVFDHIKVLETTPSTQIEAKQKLVGNSDTFLILSDEQTKGKGRFNRPWSSSKGKGLWMSIVLRPQVPFNMLAKFNLFLALGIRDAIQQYSDHHVSVKWPNDIYIDGKKVCGFLTEMVANSDGIEAVICGIGINMNHLPEDFTGELQQKATSVKIHAQSEFNRYEFLNTLVNNIEYRYNQFLEEPFATIRDEYINASNIWGRELKFTENDKQFYGEAKDIDEDGFLIVIDKDHNQHRLISADIDW; this comes from the coding sequence ATGTCAAAATATCTTAAGGATGTTATAAATATTTTGTATAAACAACGGCCAGATTATGTTTCAGGTCAATATATTGCAGAACAACTAAAAATTTCACGTACTGCTGTTAAAAAGATTATTGATCAGCTCAAAAGTGAAGGTTGTGAAATTGATTCAATTAATCATAAAGGGCATTGCTTAAATACGCTACCTGAAAAATGGTATAGTGGCATTGTTAAACCAATGTTACAAGCAAATAATGTATTTGATCACATTAAAGTGTTAGAAACTACACCATCTACACAGATTGAAGCGAAACAAAAATTAGTTGGTAATTCAGACACATTTTTAATTTTAAGTGATGAACAAACAAAAGGGAAAGGGCGTTTTAATCGACCTTGGTCCTCATCTAAAGGTAAAGGCTTATGGATGTCAATTGTTTTAAGACCTCAAGTACCTTTCAATATGCTTGCTAAATTCAATCTTTTCCTTGCACTTGGCATTCGTGATGCAATTCAACAATATAGTGATCATCACGTTTCAGTAAAATGGCCAAACGATATTTATATTGATGGCAAAAAAGTATGTGGCTTTTTAACTGAAATGGTTGCAAATAGTGATGGTATTGAAGCAGTAATATGTGGAATTGGTATTAATATGAATCATTTACCAGAGGATTTTACTGGAGAACTACAACAGAAAGCAACGAGTGTGAAAATACATGCTCAATCTGAATTTAATCGTTATGAATTTCTCAATACGTTAGTAAATAATATAGAATATCGATATAACCAGTTTTTAGAGGAGCCTTTTGCGACGATAAGAGATGAATATATTAATGCTTCCAATATATGGGGCAGAGAACTGAAGTTCACTGAAAATGACAAACAATTCTATGGTGAAGCTAAAGATATAGATGAAGATGGATTCTTAATTGTGATTGATAAAGATCACAATCAACATCGATTAATTAGCGCTGATATTGATTGGTAA